Proteins from a single region of Dysgonomonadaceae bacterium PH5-43:
- a CDS encoding lysophospholipase L1-like esterase (product_source=COG2755; cath_funfam=3.40.50.1110; cog=COG2755; superfamily=52266; transmembrane_helix_parts=Inside_1_6,TMhelix_7_24,Outside_25_479) yields the protein MKAYKTLIFIVGILVVLGLISAVFPEEGIALGSKQLYFPSIESMVNKESGHTTTASLRVKEMEESLRIQNYNDSIEHAADMAYQDSLSFYTNFFTNHPSRIDLPNNNLDYLDDLFAALDSCSEKEVLHILHYGDSQIEGDRITGTIRQKLQERFGGNGPGLLPALQPIPSSSVGQSATGSMERYTIAGTHKNTVGHKRYGVMGQVGMMYGESSISVQTRNWKETYKNVKEFNYVRLFVGKTSDSFQVDLVTPNKETKIGQKDRINSSLDVYTWELDSIKRFTLRMRGSGEVYGISADGSNGVAVDNIPFRGSSGTFYSSIDSTLLSTMYKQLNTKLILLEYGGNTVPYSKTEKAINTYKATMSKQIAFLRRICPEAKIILIGPSDMSTKVQGKLQTYPHLEAFIQGLKEAALENDAAFWNMYEVMGGENSMIDWVKNTPTLAASDYIHFNKRGAERIGDLFYESLMIYYDYYTFKNEHK from the coding sequence TTGAAAGCTTATAAAACCCTCATATTTATAGTCGGCATATTGGTTGTGCTGGGCTTAATAAGTGCTGTGTTTCCCGAAGAAGGCATTGCTTTAGGCAGTAAACAACTATATTTTCCATCAATAGAAAGTATGGTAAATAAAGAATCGGGACACACAACTACCGCATCTCTTAGAGTGAAAGAAATGGAAGAGAGTTTGCGAATACAGAATTACAACGATTCGATAGAGCACGCTGCAGATATGGCGTATCAAGATTCATTATCATTTTATACAAACTTCTTTACAAATCACCCTTCTCGTATTGATTTACCTAATAATAATTTAGATTATCTCGACGATTTATTTGCAGCTCTTGATAGTTGTTCCGAGAAAGAAGTGCTTCACATTCTGCATTATGGCGATTCGCAAATTGAAGGAGATAGAATTACTGGAACTATAAGACAAAAGCTACAAGAACGATTTGGAGGTAATGGTCCTGGGTTATTGCCAGCTTTGCAGCCTATACCTTCTTCTTCTGTTGGTCAGTCGGCTACGGGCAGTATGGAACGATACACTATTGCTGGAACTCACAAAAACACAGTCGGACACAAACGATATGGTGTTATGGGGCAGGTAGGTATGATGTATGGCGAAAGTTCAATATCGGTACAAACAAGAAATTGGAAAGAGACTTACAAGAATGTAAAGGAGTTTAATTACGTTAGATTGTTTGTGGGTAAAACGTCAGACAGTTTTCAGGTTGATTTGGTTACTCCAAATAAAGAAACAAAGATAGGGCAAAAAGATAGGATAAACTCTTCGTTAGATGTTTACACTTGGGAGCTCGACTCTATAAAGCGTTTTACGTTAAGAATGCGCGGCTCAGGAGAAGTTTACGGAATATCTGCCGATGGCTCAAATGGTGTTGCTGTTGATAATATTCCTTTTAGAGGAAGTTCGGGTACTTTTTATTCTTCTATAGATTCCACTCTTTTGTCGACTATGTATAAACAGTTAAACACTAAACTAATACTTCTTGAATATGGGGGAAATACAGTTCCTTATTCTAAAACGGAGAAAGCTATAAACACATACAAGGCAACAATGTCGAAACAAATAGCTTTCTTAAGAAGAATTTGTCCTGAAGCAAAAATAATATTGATAGGTCCTTCTGATATGTCTACTAAAGTACAAGGTAAACTACAAACTTATCCCCATTTAGAAGCTTTTATTCAGGGACTTAAAGAAGCCGCTCTTGAAAACGATGCTGCCTTTTGGAATATGTACGAGGTTATGGGAGGTGAAAACTCTATGATAGATTGGGTGAAGAACACCCCAACATTGGCTGCCAGCGATTATATTCACTTTAATAAAAGAGGAGCTGAAAGAATAGGCGATTTGTTTTACGAATCACTTATGATTTATTACGATTACTATACCTTTAAGAACGAACATAAATGA
- a CDS encoding alginate O-acetyltransferase complex protein AlgI (product_source=KO:K19294; cog=COG1696; ko=KO:K19294; pfam=PF03062; transmembrane_helix_parts=Outside_1_19,TMhelix_20_39,Inside_40_51,TMhelix_52_74,Outside_75_93,TMhelix_94_116,Inside_117_148,TMhelix_149_168,Outside_169_182,TMhelix_183_202,Inside_203_222,TMhelix_223_245,Outside_246_273,TMhelix_274_296,Inside_297_342,TMhelix_343_377,Outside_378_401,TMhelix_402_424,Inside_425_430,TMhelix_431_453,Outside_454_456,TMhelix_457_479,Inside_480_490,TMhelix_491_510,Outside_511_549,TMhelix_550_569,Inside_570_581,TMhelix_582_604,Outside_605_616) translates to MIIDFLKQVFAFDPNSPLLFTQFYFWAFFAFVFAGLALLQNKILLRNTFLCFVSLFFYYKTSGLFVLILIFTTIFNFFQGKLIYKSLSDNKKHLYLVLGLIVNLFFLCYFKYAYFITDVINNILGSDLKIFNAFAWVGNMFDGNQRFDVGSIMLPVGISFYTFQNISYLMDIYRKRIEPVKEILNFGFYVTFFPGLVAGPIVRANQFVPQIYKKYYLGRKQFGIAVFWIMNGLAKKIILSDYIAVNFVDRVFTNPTMFSGFENFMGLIGYSLQVYADFSGYTDIAIGVAMLMGFYLPKNFDSPYKATNAGNFWKRWHISLSKWLQDYLYIPLGGNRTASIGTYLLIITIALIALILSGSIIVGALMLLTVGVLVFVAYKYPEKKKKIITNINLMNVMLVGGIWHGASWNFMIWGGLNGLGIIIYKFWRDWSITVRIVVVSLLTLLAYFLSVYFPMPVFNIAVVWIGVITIGTFIRFVYSLIGGNKYSFKSLGICWAVFQTFIFISFTRLFFRAGSNLDPAEANQAAWNTAQDMVNQIGGKWDLSLLGSMLYEYRTVFSIILLGMIIHWLPDNFKRRYRIMFAKMPLAVMALIIIVSVFIIYQFITADLQTFIYFQF, encoded by the coding sequence ATGATTATAGACTTCCTTAAGCAAGTATTTGCTTTCGACCCTAATTCGCCCTTACTGTTTACTCAGTTTTACTTCTGGGCTTTCTTTGCTTTCGTGTTTGCAGGACTTGCACTTCTTCAAAACAAGATATTATTAAGGAATACGTTCCTTTGTTTTGTCAGTCTTTTCTTTTACTACAAAACAAGCGGATTGTTTGTTTTAATACTTATATTTACAACGATATTTAATTTCTTTCAAGGGAAACTTATATATAAGTCGTTAAGCGACAACAAGAAACACCTTTATTTAGTACTGGGGTTAATAGTTAATCTGTTTTTCCTATGTTACTTTAAGTATGCTTACTTTATAACAGATGTTATCAATAACATATTAGGATCCGACCTTAAAATCTTTAATGCATTTGCTTGGGTTGGTAATATGTTCGACGGAAATCAACGCTTTGATGTTGGAAGTATTATGCTTCCTGTAGGTATTTCTTTCTATACATTCCAAAATATAAGTTACTTGATGGATATTTATAGAAAGAGGATAGAGCCAGTTAAAGAGATATTAAACTTTGGTTTCTATGTAACTTTCTTTCCCGGTTTAGTAGCAGGTCCTATAGTAAGGGCAAATCAATTTGTTCCACAGATATATAAAAAATATTACTTAGGACGTAAACAATTTGGCATTGCTGTATTCTGGATAATGAATGGATTAGCAAAGAAAATTATACTGAGCGACTATATTGCTGTAAACTTTGTAGACCGAGTGTTTACCAATCCAACAATGTTTTCGGGATTTGAAAACTTTATGGGCTTAATAGGTTATTCGCTACAAGTGTATGCCGATTTCTCAGGATATACCGATATTGCTATAGGTGTTGCTATGCTTATGGGATTTTATCTTCCTAAAAACTTCGACTCGCCTTATAAAGCTACTAATGCTGGTAACTTCTGGAAACGTTGGCATATATCTCTGTCTAAATGGTTACAAGATTATTTATATATCCCATTAGGGGGAAATAGAACCGCTTCAATCGGAACATATCTGCTTATAATAACTATAGCTTTAATAGCTCTTATCTTATCCGGAAGCATTATCGTTGGTGCTCTTATGCTTCTTACAGTTGGCGTTTTGGTGTTTGTAGCCTATAAATATCCCGAAAAGAAGAAAAAGATTATAACCAATATAAACCTGATGAACGTTATGTTGGTAGGCGGAATATGGCACGGCGCAAGTTGGAACTTTATGATATGGGGCGGACTTAATGGTTTGGGAATAATTATCTATAAGTTTTGGCGCGATTGGAGTATAACAGTTCGCATTGTAGTTGTATCTTTATTAACATTATTGGCTTATTTCTTATCCGTTTATTTCCCAATGCCAGTATTTAATATTGCAGTGGTTTGGATAGGTGTAATTACTATAGGTACATTCATTCGCTTTGTTTATAGTTTAATAGGAGGAAACAAGTATTCATTTAAGTCTTTAGGGATTTGTTGGGCTGTGTTTCAAACATTTATATTTATATCGTTTACAAGATTGTTTTTTAGAGCTGGTTCTAATCTCGACCCAGCCGAAGCTAATCAGGCAGCTTGGAATACAGCACAAGATATGGTAAATCAGATAGGTGGCAAATGGGATCTTTCTCTTCTTGGAAGTATGTTGTATGAATATCGCACGGTGTTTTCTATTATATTATTAGGAATGATTATTCATTGGCTGCCAGACAACTTCAAAAGACGTTATCGCATAATGTTTGCTAAGATGCCTTTAGCCGTTATGGCATTGATAATTATAGTTTCTGTATTTATAATATATCAGTTTATAACCGCCGATTTGCAAACTTTTATTTACTTTCAGTTTTAA
- a CDS encoding DNA-binding transcriptional MerR regulator (product_source=COG0789; cath_funfam=1.10.1660.10; cog=COG0789; pfam=PF13411; smart=SM00422; superfamily=46955) — MKFKQEKIFYSIKEVAEMFNVNQSLLRYWEKEFPSIKPSKTNKGTRQYRKEDIEEIRLVHYLVKERGMTLPGAKQRLKDNKEKVAHTEKIVNSLKTIRAELLDLKQAFDELDEEYKKGN; from the coding sequence ATGAAATTCAAACAAGAAAAAATATTCTACTCAATAAAAGAGGTTGCCGAGATGTTTAATGTAAATCAATCTCTACTTAGATATTGGGAAAAAGAATTTCCATCTATTAAGCCGTCAAAAACAAATAAAGGTACTCGCCAGTACCGAAAAGAGGATATTGAAGAAATTCGTTTGGTTCATTACCTTGTAAAAGAGCGAGGAATGACTTTGCCTGGAGCAAAGCAACGCCTTAAAGATAATAAAGAAAAGGTAGCTCATACCGAAAAGATAGTAAATTCTCTAAAAACGATACGTGCCGAATTATTAGATCTTAAGCAAGCTTTCGACGAATTAGACGAGGAGTATAAAAAGGGCAATTAA
- a CDS encoding murein DD-endopeptidase MepM/ murein hydrolase activator NlpD (product_source=COG0739; cath_funfam=2.70.70.10; cog=COG0739; pfam=PF01551; superfamily=51261; transmembrane_helix_parts=Inside_1_28,TMhelix_29_51,Outside_52_317) → MRNIFYRYNPHTLSYERVFPSIKDRIFTVCRHLLIGIIVGGILFGIAFFYLDSPREQQLRKENKLLLTQYQVLSKQIETNEKILEELQQRDDDLYRAMFNVNPIPNSIRRPGVGGTDRYEKLLTMPSSDLVISTTAKLDMMSKALYVQSNSYDELISLIKNKEERNRKIPSIIPISSKHLKGLISGYGLRLHPVYGRMKMHTGVDLNANMGTPIYATGDGTVESAKWQGGYGNAVVINHGFGYKTLYGHCRQMKVKPGQKVVRGQEIATVGMTGTATGTHLHYEVLVNNKHDNPIKYFFLDLTPEEYDKMLFEAENR, encoded by the coding sequence ATGAGAAACATTTTTTATAGATACAACCCTCATACACTAAGTTACGAAAGAGTTTTCCCCTCTATCAAAGACCGAATATTTACCGTTTGCCGACATTTGTTGATAGGTATAATAGTTGGAGGAATACTTTTTGGTATAGCTTTTTTCTATCTTGATTCGCCTCGAGAACAACAACTTAGAAAAGAAAATAAATTATTATTAACCCAATATCAAGTTTTGTCTAAGCAAATAGAAACCAACGAAAAGATATTAGAAGAGCTACAACAAAGAGACGACGACCTTTATCGTGCTATGTTTAATGTAAACCCAATCCCTAATTCTATTCGTAGACCAGGAGTAGGGGGGACTGATAGATACGAAAAACTTTTAACAATGCCATCTTCCGATTTGGTTATTTCAACTACGGCCAAGTTAGATATGATGTCGAAAGCTCTTTATGTTCAGTCGAACTCTTACGATGAACTAATATCTTTGATTAAAAATAAAGAAGAAAGGAACCGAAAGATACCCAGCATAATACCTATATCTTCTAAGCATTTGAAGGGTTTAATATCGGGATACGGACTAAGGCTTCACCCCGTGTATGGTAGAATGAAAATGCACACTGGTGTAGACTTAAATGCCAATATGGGAACTCCTATTTATGCTACGGGAGACGGAACTGTAGAATCGGCTAAGTGGCAAGGAGGGTATGGTAATGCGGTAGTAATTAATCATGGATTTGGTTACAAAACGCTTTACGGTCATTGTCGTCAGATGAAGGTAAAACCCGGTCAGAAAGTGGTGCGAGGACAAGAAATCGCTACTGTAGGTATGACTGGAACTGCCACTGGCACACACTTGCATTACGAAGTGTTGGTAAATAATAAACACGATAACCCTATAAAATATTTCTTCCTCGATTTAACTCCTGAGGAATACGATAAAATGTTATTTGAAGCAGAAAATAGATAA
- a CDS encoding lysophospholipase L1-like esterase (product_source=COG2755; cath_funfam=3.40.50.1110; cleavage_site_network=SignalP-noTM; cog=COG2755; pfam=PF13472; superfamily=52266): MKRLNITLVILMLICLSSKAQRSKYDIGEIITPMHSFIKEKYNTIQVPGEDSTRLNNFFHKIDTLLCYGEGRINILHIGGSHVQADVFSHQVRKNLDNINGDFQTPRGFIFPYSIAKTNNPPNYKVSYTGVWEGERNVKRTRGVPLGVGGITVYTSDPEAQVNITLNPDSVYRWEFEQLRLIGYVEDGSCMVTPVLYYNNDTIYGQLDLSLYNTYIFELPAPDYSFSMGFIQHDTIPHTFVINGFIPEKETPGIVYHSIGINGASVPSYLKCEDFENELKNLQPDLIIFGIGINDAVPKDFKPEDFKNNYSYLLEIAERVNPDCAFIFLTNNDSFRRVARRRYLVNTNGTLARKAFFELAEKYNAGVWDLFTLMGGLNSMRKWQNAGLAQVDKIHFTRPGYVLLGDMLYNALIQYYKKLESTIEIDDYRLP, translated from the coding sequence ATGAAGCGACTAAATATTACCCTGGTTATATTGATGCTGATATGTTTGTCGTCTAAAGCTCAACGATCGAAATACGATATCGGGGAAATAATAACTCCAATGCACTCTTTTATAAAGGAGAAATACAACACAATTCAGGTTCCGGGAGAAGACTCTACCCGATTAAATAACTTTTTTCATAAGATAGATACATTGCTTTGCTATGGAGAAGGTCGGATTAATATTCTTCATATAGGAGGATCGCACGTACAAGCTGATGTGTTTTCGCATCAGGTAAGAAAAAACCTCGATAATATTAATGGAGACTTCCAAACTCCCAGAGGTTTTATATTTCCTTATTCTATAGCTAAAACAAATAACCCTCCTAACTACAAAGTGTCTTACACTGGTGTTTGGGAAGGAGAAAGAAATGTAAAAAGAACACGAGGTGTACCGCTTGGAGTAGGAGGAATAACTGTTTATACGTCCGACCCAGAAGCGCAAGTAAATATAACTCTTAATCCTGATTCTGTTTATCGTTGGGAGTTCGAACAACTTCGCCTGATAGGATACGTTGAAGATGGTAGCTGTATGGTTACGCCTGTGCTTTACTACAATAACGATACTATATACGGACAGTTAGATCTGAGTTTGTACAACACTTATATATTTGAACTTCCCGCACCCGATTACTCTTTTAGTATGGGATTTATTCAACACGACACTATCCCTCATACATTTGTTATAAATGGATTTATACCCGAAAAAGAAACTCCTGGCATAGTGTACCATTCTATAGGTATTAACGGAGCCTCTGTTCCTTCGTATCTTAAGTGTGAAGATTTCGAGAACGAATTGAAAAACTTACAGCCCGACCTTATTATATTTGGCATAGGTATAAACGATGCAGTACCGAAAGACTTTAAGCCTGAAGATTTTAAGAACAACTATTCTTATTTGTTGGAGATTGCCGAAAGGGTTAATCCCGATTGTGCTTTTATATTTCTAACAAACAATGATTCGTTTAGGAGGGTAGCCCGTAGAAGGTATCTCGTTAACACTAACGGAACTTTGGCTCGTAAGGCTTTCTTCGAACTTGCAGAAAAATACAATGCTGGCGTATGGGATTTGTTTACTCTTATGGGAGGTTTAAATTCTATGCGTAAATGGCAAAACGCAGGACTTGCACAGGTTGATAAAATACATTTCACTCGTCCCGGATATGTTCTCCTGGGGGATATGCTATATAATGCTTTAATACAATATTATAAAAAATTAGAATCAACAATAGAAATCGATGATTATAGACTTCCTTAA
- a CDS encoding alanyl-tRNA synthetase (product_source=KO:K01872; cath_funfam=3.30.930.10,3.30.980.10; cog=COG0013; ko=KO:K01872; pfam=PF01411,PF02272,PF07973; superfamily=101353,55186,55681; tigrfam=TIGR00344) gives MTAKEIRQSFKDYFDKRDHKIVPSAPMVIKDDPTLMFTNAGMNQFKDIILGNVPIKYPRVADSQKCLRVSGKHNDLEEVGHDTYHHTMFEMLGNWSFGDYFKKEAIDYAWDYLTNVLKLDKDRLYVTVFEGSAAENLERDNEASGYWEKYLPLERILNGNKKDNFWEMGDTGPCGPCSEIHIDLRANEDRAKIDGKTLVNGDHPQVIEIWNLVFMQFNRKADGSLDSLPNKVIDTGMGFERLCMAVQGKTSNYDTDVFQPIIKELGSITGFTYGKEEKADIAMRVIADHVRTISFSITDGQLPSNAKAGYVIRRILRRAVRYGYTFLDQKKAFMYKLLPALIDSMGDAYPELISQKSLIEKVMKEEEDSFLRTLETGIKLLDKIIQDNKEANNKTIKGADAFVLYDTYGFPLDLTELILREQGMEVDKAGFDIEMDKQKERARNAAATEASDWISVGEGDTEFVGYDQSSAQTQILRYRKVKQKNTEYYQIVLSKTPFYAEMGGQVGDSGVLISSNGKSIDIFDTKRENNLAVHLCNQLPENVNDTFIAQVNTDKRRASECNHTATHLLHEALREVLGTHVEQKGSYVAPDILRFDFSHFQKVTNEELRQVERLVTAKIRENISLDEKRSIPISEAKNMGAMALFGEKYGDEVRVIKFGSSVELCGGTHISATGCIGSFRIISESSIAAGIRRIEAITAETAENYFYAQQDMLQEAKTMFNNTPHLIQTIRKFFDENAELKKQTEEYIKDKIQMVKQQVIASKQIVNGVNLFVMKGNFPPVIVKDIAFQLKGEYTENTYFVAATAFDDKPTLTVMISDDLVKGGLNAGQIVRNAAQHIKGGGGGQPHFATAGGKDVEGITIALEEMKDKLK, from the coding sequence ATGACAGCAAAAGAAATCCGACAATCGTTTAAAGATTATTTCGACAAAAGAGATCACAAAATAGTTCCCTCTGCTCCTATGGTTATTAAGGACGACCCTACCCTTATGTTTACCAATGCGGGTATGAACCAGTTCAAGGACATTATATTAGGCAACGTGCCTATAAAATATCCAAGAGTTGCCGATTCTCAAAAATGTTTGCGCGTAAGTGGTAAGCACAACGACTTAGAAGAAGTTGGTCACGATACTTATCACCACACTATGTTTGAGATGCTTGGCAACTGGTCGTTTGGCGATTACTTTAAGAAAGAGGCTATCGATTACGCTTGGGATTATCTTACTAATGTATTAAAGTTAGACAAAGACCGTCTTTATGTAACTGTATTCGAAGGAAGTGCTGCCGAAAATCTTGAAAGAGATAATGAAGCATCTGGATATTGGGAAAAATATCTTCCTCTTGAACGCATACTGAACGGGAATAAGAAAGATAACTTTTGGGAAATGGGAGATACTGGTCCTTGCGGTCCTTGCTCTGAAATACATATAGACCTTCGTGCTAATGAAGATAGAGCTAAAATAGATGGTAAAACACTTGTAAATGGAGACCACCCTCAAGTAATTGAGATATGGAACCTTGTGTTTATGCAGTTTAACCGTAAAGCCGATGGATCTTTAGATTCTCTTCCTAATAAAGTTATAGATACAGGTATGGGCTTTGAACGCTTATGTATGGCGGTTCAAGGTAAAACATCAAACTACGACACAGATGTGTTTCAACCTATAATAAAAGAATTAGGAAGCATTACTGGTTTTACTTACGGCAAAGAAGAGAAAGCAGACATTGCTATGAGAGTTATAGCCGACCACGTACGTACTATATCATTCTCAATTACCGACGGACAACTTCCATCAAATGCTAAAGCTGGGTATGTAATCCGCCGTATACTAAGACGTGCCGTGCGTTATGGTTATACGTTCTTAGACCAAAAGAAAGCTTTTATGTACAAACTTCTTCCTGCTCTTATCGACTCAATGGGAGACGCTTACCCTGAACTTATTTCTCAAAAGAGTTTGATAGAAAAAGTGATGAAAGAAGAAGAAGACTCTTTCCTTCGCACTCTTGAAACCGGTATAAAGCTTTTAGATAAAATTATCCAAGACAATAAAGAAGCGAACAACAAAACCATTAAGGGTGCTGATGCTTTCGTATTGTACGACACCTACGGCTTCCCATTAGACCTTACCGAACTTATTTTAAGAGAGCAAGGTATGGAGGTAGATAAAGCAGGCTTCGATATTGAAATGGACAAACAAAAAGAAAGAGCAAGAAATGCAGCGGCAACAGAAGCAAGCGACTGGATTTCTGTAGGCGAAGGCGACACCGAATTTGTTGGATACGACCAATCGTCGGCTCAAACACAAATACTAAGATACAGAAAGGTTAAGCAAAAGAATACCGAATACTATCAAATAGTATTAAGCAAAACTCCTTTCTATGCCGAAATGGGAGGACAGGTAGGCGACAGTGGTGTTCTAATATCTTCAAATGGTAAAAGCATAGACATATTCGATACAAAAAGAGAAAATAATTTGGCTGTACATCTATGTAATCAATTACCTGAAAATGTAAACGATACATTTATAGCACAAGTCAATACAGACAAACGTAGAGCATCGGAGTGCAACCACACTGCTACACACTTATTGCACGAAGCTTTAAGAGAAGTGCTTGGAACACACGTAGAACAAAAAGGTTCGTACGTAGCTCCAGATATATTACGTTTCGACTTCTCTCACTTTCAAAAAGTTACAAATGAAGAACTTCGACAAGTTGAACGTTTAGTTACTGCTAAGATAAGAGAAAATATTTCATTAGACGAGAAGCGAAGCATTCCTATCAGCGAAGCTAAAAATATGGGGGCAATGGCTCTATTTGGCGAGAAATATGGAGATGAAGTTAGAGTTATTAAGTTTGGCTCCTCTGTAGAACTTTGTGGAGGAACACACATTTCGGCCACAGGTTGTATTGGTAGTTTCCGTATAATATCTGAATCTTCTATCGCAGCAGGTATTAGACGTATAGAAGCTATAACTGCAGAAACAGCAGAAAATTATTTCTATGCTCAACAAGATATGCTTCAGGAAGCGAAAACAATGTTTAACAACACTCCTCACTTAATTCAGACCATAAGGAAGTTCTTTGATGAAAATGCTGAATTAAAGAAACAAACCGAGGAATACATCAAGGATAAGATTCAGATGGTTAAACAACAGGTAATTGCCAGCAAACAAATAGTTAATGGTGTAAACCTTTTTGTAATGAAAGGTAACTTCCCTCCTGTTATTGTTAAAGATATTGCATTCCAACTAAAAGGCGAATACACCGAAAACACTTACTTTGTTGCAGCTACTGCTTTTGACGATAAACCAACACTTACTGTTATGATTAGCGACGACTTAGTTAAAGGTGGTCTTAACGCTGGACAAATAGTTCGTAATGCTGCTCAACACATTAAAGGCGGTGGAGGAGGACAACCTCACTTTGCTACTGCAGGCGGTAAAGATGTTGAAGGAATTACTATAGCATTGGAAGAAATGAAAGATAAGTTGAAATAA